In Syntrophorhabdales bacterium, the following proteins share a genomic window:
- a CDS encoding acyl-CoA dehydrogenase family protein, giving the protein MDFALTEEQEFFKKMITETIDRMVVPKAREIDEKDEFPWELWREFSKLGYLGLRYPEEIGGMNADPVTAMIFYEQIARGSVGFAQSVIMNILMGTYFIYRFGSEEIKKRCLYPAMRGEKIATMCFTEDQSGSDLSATKTTAVKDGKEWVLNGTKMWITNGPLADMATVLATTDAKLGAKGLNFFLVEKGTPGFAPGQILDKLGCRGTVTGELVLDNVHVPEENLLGAELNRGTDYLGEILDEVRVMTGAMALGIAQAAYDEGLEYARKRVAFGKPIGSYQLIRAKFADMATEMEASRLMVYYGAWRIKEKLPSRKEAAMAKMLATETCVKVVDEVTRIWGANGFAHEYDPQRHFRDARFLLYGGGTHEIIKDFLGRLLIGKT; this is encoded by the coding sequence ATGGATTTTGCCTTGACTGAAGAACAGGAATTCTTCAAGAAGATGATTACCGAGACGATCGACCGCATGGTCGTGCCGAAAGCCCGCGAAATTGACGAAAAGGACGAATTCCCATGGGAACTGTGGCGCGAGTTCAGCAAACTCGGCTATCTTGGGCTTCGCTATCCCGAAGAGATCGGCGGCATGAATGCAGACCCTGTAACCGCCATGATCTTCTATGAGCAGATAGCGAGGGGATCGGTTGGCTTTGCCCAGAGCGTGATAATGAATATCCTCATGGGCACCTATTTTATCTATCGTTTCGGATCGGAGGAGATCAAGAAGCGCTGTCTCTATCCTGCGATGAGAGGCGAGAAAATCGCAACCATGTGCTTCACAGAGGATCAGTCAGGCTCAGACCTTTCGGCAACCAAGACCACAGCAGTCAAAGATGGGAAAGAGTGGGTGTTGAACGGGACCAAGATGTGGATAACCAACGGCCCTCTCGCCGATATGGCGACGGTGCTTGCCACAACCGACGCCAAGCTCGGGGCAAAAGGGCTTAACTTCTTCCTCGTTGAAAAGGGGACGCCCGGCTTTGCACCAGGACAGATCCTTGATAAGCTTGGCTGCCGGGGAACCGTTACAGGAGAGCTTGTGCTTGACAATGTCCATGTCCCCGAGGAGAATCTACTTGGTGCCGAGTTAAACAGAGGGACCGATTACCTGGGAGAGATACTCGACGAGGTGAGAGTCATGACCGGTGCCATGGCGCTCGGAATCGCTCAGGCGGCTTATGATGAGGGCCTGGAGTACGCAAGGAAGAGAGTTGCCTTTGGCAAGCCGATCGGCAGTTATCAGCTTATCAGGGCAAAATTCGCTGACATGGCCACTGAGATGGAGGCAAGCCGGCTCATGGTCTACTACGGCGCCTGGAGGATCAAGGAGAAGCTGCCAAGCCGCAAAGAAGCAGCCATGGCAAAGATGCTCGCAACTGAGACGTGCGTGAAAGTGGTCGATGAGGTTACGCGCATCTGGGGGGCAAATGGTTTTGCCCATGAGTACGATCCACAGCGCCACTTCAGGGATGCCCGCTTTTTACTTTACGGCGGGGGCACGCACGAAATTATAAAGGATTTTCTGGGCAGGCTGCTTATAGGGAAGACCTGA